A window of Magallana gigas chromosome 8, xbMagGiga1.1, whole genome shotgun sequence genomic DNA:
AGCTGTCAAATTGGCACCTACGTTTGATAAATCATACCTGTGACTTCCCTTACTCAAGGTAAATCCCAAAAATAGAAATGCAGAATTACCTGTACATAAAAATAACTTTCGAAACTAGGTCAAAGTCGGTCGGCAAGATAGTAACTTACGCAAtgcatatattcaaataatagATGAAGTCAAAATGTATGTCTATCTCAAATGTGCATTCAAACTGGGGATTTCCTCGAACCTTTTCAGATTGTGAAAAACAAACTCGAActgaatttaattaaataatgcaAATTTATGCTAATAGGATCTAACTATATATACAAATCTGTGTGTGAAATCATATAACGTAAATGCTTGTTGATTTACTCCGATTTCCTTAAAATTGCATCCCGTTTGCAACTGATACATTTTATACAGTTCCAGAAAAGTGTAGCTCTCGGTATAGAGCAGGACGTTATATATACTCACATTTCCCATTAAATtgcatagaaataaaaattcaattatagtaaatgtatttattaaaactacacgtattttcaaaaatccttCATCTCTAAATTCCTAAGTACTGGCTGGCAAAAATGTTCCTGATTGCTGAAAttaaaggaataaattaaacaaaatgagAACAAATGTAAGTGTTGGTTAAAGTCCGTCTCTTTTAATAGTTGCTATAgttcctatttttaaaaaatatcttattggATCAGATCTGACAATGGGGTTAACATGGAGCCCCACTGGTAGATATAACGTCTAAAGACATGGATATCATCAGGGGGTCAGGCATGAACCATGCACCTGATgactacaaattttgattacgTGTTCATCGCGGCCGAGAAAAGACCATAATCAGCCACCACCACCCCCTTTTCGGACCTATAGAGGTCACCTGTTAACCGGTCGCTGCCTTCAAAATGAGCGGTCAGTGCCCAGACTCTACAAAAAGTGGCCGCTCTGAAACACACCTGCCATTGATCTGACCCAAATTCGTTTCGCAATCAATTCCTCCAAGAAAAGATATTTTATGTGCAcgaatgtaaatatttggtttTGTATAGTGTACAATTAAAGGCCTTGGTCAGTTAGGTGAAACAGTTTATATACCGATCTCAATGCCCGGTGGTATTTGTGTGTATTTTGTGTGTAATTGCAAAGGGTCAAATAAGAGAAAAGATTTGTTATATCTTTAATTGGATGAATATCCGTGCACATGTAATGTGTTCTTTCCATCGTTAATTAATCTTCCATATCaaaacatgcgcggatcaatAGATTTTTCGCGGTGGGTGTTCGAGAgatgattttattttgcttgtattctacatttataaaaagatttttaaaataagtttggATTTTTCGAATGAATGTTCCGGaaccccgaccccccccccctcccaatccctttagatccgcgcatgtaaaaacctatcttaaaaaaaaaaaaagatatcgataaaaaaaatagctCGCAGAAGTTCAGACGGTTAGATCTTCAAGGTCTAATCCGTGCACCTTTTGGTGACCCTTCCAAAAACATTCAGGTCAACAGGAATTCGTTCGAGGTCCTTAGTTTCCAGACCAGTACAAACCatgcgctctctctctctctctctctctctctctctctctctctctctctctctctctctctctctctctctctctctcctctctctctctctctctctctctccgataACTTTGGGGAGGAATCTAATTTTTCATGCTAATGCTTTTCATTGAATTTCCTAGATATTTTATTAGTagcatctttttttcttttctttttggttTGTCATTTATATTACAAACGAAAACAAATACTAAGCATAGAGCTCTAATGGATGCAATACCGGCTCACTACGGAACTCATCATTTATCACTAATCGTCACAAAACGGAAATGCTTTGTCatgtttaacattttgaaattataacTTTTGATATCTGATATAGATTAGGGTTTCAAGAGGATTAACTTTTTCATATAGTACATGAATTTTGCCCGTTGCAGGTGTGATGATGTGGAGATTTATTGGACATATTTGTCAAAGCCATTCTGGAatcgtaattaaaaaaaataattaattaacaaaatgtattaataatcAGATTTGGAGATAAACGTCAGAATATGGATTCAATAAGGAAATTGTGAAGACCTTTGCTAGGAATTTTCTCCATTTACACACATTGTCAGttattacaccccccccccctttttttaaaacaaaaatgtccgAAAGTATGCACAACATTTTTAACgcgggatatatatatatataagttgcaTTCTGACATTTAACCTTggaaaatattacatgttacaTATGTGATAAGAGCATGGTGAGGGATTGTCATATTACAGTGTTATTTGTGCTCAGTCTCTCACGGAATTTGTCGTATTAATTCGCAAAAGGCTGAACACACCAACTTCTATCTCTTAAgctagaaaaaaaatgcaaatagcACAATCATATACAGAGCATACATAGgccctacatattgcaaatcgcGTTCCTCATGGTTAAACTTTTTCACTATATAGCCCTGACATAGCGTAAAATCTATAAATTAACCATATTTGGAAAAAAAGGCGTGGTTATGATTTCAGAAAAACTGTAATGTAAcgcacattttcattggtttataGGTAACCCTCACAACCAATGAAAATCATTTTGCTGACGCACTGCGCTAGCAAGTAAACAAACTTTGCGTTGACTGCCCCAACGTGAACACGGCAAAACAAACTGGATCTGTCAAAGGGATAACAAGTGTTTCATACATTACAGGAATTTAAAGATGGAAAACAGCAgtgtttttaatattgatcAATTAATTCAAGCTGCTGAGTTTTTGGATAGGAGAGAAAGaggtaataaaaaatatttggtaGTATTTGTGTTTCGCCACGTCATTTGGAagtgtttaaattttgacagatCTGAAAAAAATGGTGACCATTTGTGTTCCAATTTTCAGAAGCTGAGCATGGCTATGCATCGACTGCACCTAtgcctgaatttttatcaaataaaaagaagTCGAAACCAAAGAAATCTCAGGGAAATCGGTGAGTGGAAATTCTTCTTTCGATTTGTTGATTACAAAGTTTTCACGTGTATACCACGAAGTAGTCGCCATTTTGAAATCAGCTGACATAGGCAGTACGCTTAATTGCCGTTATTATGAAACATTCCAACCGATCATAATGATAAATGATTAAGCCGGTTATTTAAATATTAGTTAAGAAGTTTTCTTCAGAAAGTAAGCTGTATCTTTCAGATTTTATGCATAGTTTCGATTTAAATTAGCCTCCTGCCGACTTGTTCGTTGACCTACTTCGCCATCTTGGTTTTaggaaaattcaaaacaaataactTTGGAAGAATAATATGCATATATtcatatttgttatactttttaagataaatggtAATGTTTTTGGATTCTTTCAAAAACGAAAAAGCTTTGGACTGATCGTTTTTTGCAAGGTTTTGCAGAGCTAGATAGTTTGTTGTGTGGGCCCAACCGAGGGCACGTAGTAACGGTCGTTTAGGAAAAGGCACACACGTAGAACGGGCCTTGATGTTTATTGAGGAAATTCTTTAGTGATTAAAAAGTCAAATATTATTATACCTTAGTATTTTTTAGCAGTATCTCTGCATACAATTTTAAAAGCTCTTTTTGTGAGTTAGCACCCAAGCCTAACCGCCAAATTTTAGAAACCATCTGCTAACCAGGTGCTAGATATTTTCCCCCCAAATCACGAACTTAGTTTgtgatcttttttaaaatcggGGTTCTGAATTGCATTTCCTACCGAAATTAAGAATAAGAATAACTCATTAAAGAACATTGTCTTTTTTATGCAGAATAGTGTATAAGGTTATGATGTAAACATGTGCAGGAAATgcatatttaagaaaatgtttatttcattatttgaaaACAGGCCTGTGGAGAAAATGTGTATTTCATTATTTGGAAACAGACCTAATGAGTTAGATAGAGAAAATACTTAGTTGAAAATGCCTGTGCATGtcgatatatttatataattttagaagattttttaatcgtttttgaatatttatttacagatCCACACACAACGAACTAGAGAAAAATAGGTAAGTGTGCCGTGAACTTTTTCGAATCAAATGCTTGAACCCGTCGGCTAACACTATGAAAATTTGATAGTATGTGGCAGATCACATgatcaaaacaatttaaaaatctttgtagCCACAAGCTGGTTTGCACATAGCTGGGGTTGACCTAGATTCTTTTTATATCTCAAGTGGGCGTAACTGCTTCATGGGGAATACCTAATCGACAGCAGTGTGTATTGTGATAACTAAAGGGTCAGTGTAGTCTATAGTGTAGTTACAGGAGCCATACTTTGATCAGAAAGCTATTGTTCTATTCATCTGCATTCACTACAATGTGACattcaatattctaaacatggACACATTGATGAGATACTCAAGACTCCTCAGTTAAGTTAACCCAATCTTGCCAACACTTACCTGATATAAAGAAgcgatttctttcttttcaatAAGGTGAAGATTGTTTCTTTTCAATATTACttgtaaagaaaaagaatttattGTTTGCATGGATCAATGCATGGTGGGTTAGGTAATCTTTGAAGtccaatgtttacattttatgaaatgtaaacattgcAGTTAAATCTTTTGCATGTTAACTTCAGACATAACATAGAGCATAATCAAAAAGCAATTTTGGGTTCTTGTCTGggatttaagaattttttttttctacccaACAGGCGAGCACATTTGAGGTATTGCTTGGAAAAATTAAAAGACATTGTCCCTGTTGGAAGTGAATCCTCTAGACACACCACCTTGGGACTTTTAACGAAGGCGAAAAGTTTTATCCGAGTATGTATTGGACTCTATGTGAAAGTCTGGTGTATGTTTATgatgtgggttttattttttgtaatatttttttttggggggggggggggggtttgctTGGAGTATTTAGCACTAGGTTGTTAAATTGTAAACATCTGGAAAGCACAGGCTGAATTGCTAATGATGCCCTCAGGAAATAAAACGTACAGAAAACCTTTGATCTGATTTAGGCCAAGTTTGAACTTGGATGGTTATTGAATTGgtattgaataaatgaatagctcatgttcttgtaaatattttattaattatgctTATATATATGCAAGATATTTGAGGATTTATATATTGAATCAGAATAGATAGCTTGTGAGcattcttcataatttttttttattactgacAAGAATTTAAAGGGTAATATATGCAAAAAATACttgggataaaaaaaatttaaaaaatgaataagctTAACTATGTAAATAGTATTGATCATTCTTGGTTTTCTGACCAGcatttttggtttgtttgtgtAGATGCTAGAGGATAGAGAGAAAAAGAATCATTCTACAAaagtgcaattgaaaaaaaCACAGCAACAACTCCAGAAGAGATTAGAGTCATTAATGCAGGGCCAGTATCGTCGACAGGAACGCAGCATCAGTGAGTGTAGCACTACCACCAACTCCACTACCTCCTCCAACTCCGAATCCGGTAAGTACAATGaaagagagagggggggggggacttgttatcattctaaaaaaaatctatttgcTTAGGAATGCAAAGAGGTAAACTATTACCTTTATTAATGCATCAATGAATCGGGGCAAATAAATTACAACTTTATAGCAGTAAACAGTATTGAGGAAGTGTTTACATTCCTGTGAAGTAGAATTGCCACGTGAAAACCAGCCTTAACATAAAAAGGAAATTTGTCATCATTTTGATATGGATTTCTGAACACGGATGTTAAACATTGTATGTTTCCCTTTTCTTTTTGTAGATGAAGTTGACATCTTAGGGTATGGAAGTTCACCAAGTGATACCGATGAAAGCTGTGGCAGCGACGGATACTCCGTAGATTCCAAACGACTAGTATTAAACTCATCTCCATTTTCAGAGTCCCTATGAAAAAGAGTGAAGTCTGCATGTATGATAGAGATGGAGATGgaggattttttcttttcaatttacaTTCAGAAACTGTGTATGTCTgtgtaaatatatgtgtatgaATGTTTTATGTGTAGAAAAAAgagtcaagattttttttttgttaagatcTGTTATGTATAGTGTAAAAAGGAGCGGAATATGTATGCTGTTGAAGAGGGAGATTAGTTTTATTTCTGGTGTCAagaattcaaagaaaaatactttATGTATTAACAAAGTCGTACTAAGcttgcatattttgtgtatatttcCTGTGTCGAAgccaaatattttatcaaacactttttatttttgctGTGAAAAGAGTATAGGACAACTTTCTATGGATTTTCCAATATACTTCTCAAAGCTATAACTTCTTAGATAAGCAGTCAATTTTATTGAACCAGTGGCAGTGACCTTGGATTTGTGGACATTCACTGTATTGAAGACTGTAAACTGGACTAATTAATAATACTCATTTACGTTTGTTGATAATTGGGAGTTATGGGTTACACTTTAATAAGCATTGTAGCAGAGATCTTGCCACTCTCTCTCTGGGAATTTAGgacttcttttttgtttttgcacgTTCTTCTATGATTATCAGGAATACTATCTACGCAAAATGGTAGAAGCATGATTTGAGGATATTTCAC
This region includes:
- the LOC105330195 gene encoding max dimerization protein 1, which encodes MENSSVFNIDQLIQAAEFLDRREREAEHGYASTAPMPEFLSNKKKSKPKKSQGNRSTHNELEKNRRAHLRYCLEKLKDIVPVGSESSRHTTLGLLTKAKSFIRMLEDREKKNHSTKVQLKKTQQQLQKRLESLMQGQYRRQERSISECSTTTNSTTSSNSESDEVDILGYGSSPSDTDESCGSDGYSVDSKRLVLNSSPFSESL